The sequence below is a genomic window from Carassius carassius chromosome 45, fCarCar2.1, whole genome shotgun sequence.
CACGATGGGAATGTAGGGCTGCCTGGTGGAAAGGTGAAGATGGGGAGAGCAGGGAGGGAGGCAGGGTGGTGAACGGGATGGGGCGGGTCAGGAGGGAGATGCTCGGATGGGAGGTGCTGGAAGTGGACGAGGACGAGGaagtggagctggagctggagcccGAGGCTTTCCCTGGCAGGGGGAAGTGGGGGTGGTGGGCTCTGCCCTCCGGTTTGGTGGTGAGGGACAGGGGTTGAGCCTGCTCCGAGTGAGTGGCCGCAGGGGCCGCCGGTGAAGCCAGGGCGGCCGACGGTGTGGCGGGCGAGTCCAGCATGCTGCCGTGAGAGGAGGTAGGGCTGTCACACATTTTCTCAGACGGCAGGTACGGGACGCACTGCTTCTTGAACTGGGGTGAGAAGTTACCTGCAGATGAGAGAGGAGCAGGGTTAAATATACTGCATGACTGGGATTTAAGATTTGAAAACTTgaataaaaatttgaaatgttgccttcacaaataactaaaaaatatgtttatgctgaagtactaaaattactaaaacaagaacaaaaaaaaaacataaatatatataattacagcttaatataaatatttaacatacaAAAACTAATCTAATACTAAAGTAAAAtctgacaaaaataaattaataaaaagttcattcaaaatatcaatgCTATAAAAGtatatgaataatatttaattaacattggtttaaaataatatcaattatatttaattgaataattatCCTTGCAGTTTTCAACAGAAAacaacattttcttaaaaacaaatcaaCTAAATTTAGACATTTCAGTCAAGAAATTGACCAACATTAATGATTATGACaagaaaaataatgactaaatgaaaaaaatattttcataaaaatacaaaatctatgattaaatatctacaaaaaaataCTCTTAGTTGCtcccaaattatttaaaaaacacaaacacacatgaaaaaaagtcagatttggaaaaacatgaggttgagtaaattaaCTACTTCTTGAAAAAAGGTTTCAGTTAAAAGCTAAAATGTCCATCATCTAACTTCTAATGTCAAAATTGAACTGAACATGATCTATGAGCTGAATGATCGGACCAACAGGGATGCTGGAAGAAAAAAAGCTCAAGTTGAGCAAAAGATCATGCATACAGAAATTGAGAAAGAAATCCAGATGTCCAGTGACACTTACTCTCTTGTGGGGAATCAGGTTTATTCTCTCTTTTCCGTTTCTTCCTCTTTCCCTGCGGACAGACATGATTTGGAGCAAATTAGATGTGTTTGATTAAGCAAAACTCCCCTGGCTGCCAAAAACAATGGAGGACTCTGAATCCCACATGATTTGCGTTAAACTCTGCATTCTGGGCTCACTTACGTAGTTGTCTCGCGCAGACCAGCCCGGATAAAGCTGAGAGTGCAGCTGCCGTTCTTTCCTGGCGAGTTCGTAGTATTTGGCCTGTTCCTCACGTGAAAGAGAGTGCCACTGCGGAAAAATAAAACGTATGGTCAAATCTCCCTCCTTTTTCATTccttaaagggatcgttcacccaaaaaatgtactatttgatcatttactcacccttatgaaTTTCCAAACCCAAATGAGTTTATTTCTCATGCACAAAAGGAAAGATTTCAAAAGCATGCAAGTCATATGGACCACTTCTATTGTGCTTTTTGATAGCTCCGGCACTTATttgttgtaattgcatggaaTGGAGCGACCAGCACTATCTTcagaatatctccttttgtgcttcatacaggtttggaatgacatgagggtgagtaaatgatggcactttccatttttaggtgaactgttcctttaagacaaGATGAAGAGAAACACACTAATGCATCTCAGCTCCTCTCGTAATGGAGTTGTAAGCGCTCACCCTCCTGCCCAGGATCTGGTTGATGGCTGCGCTCTCTTTCAGGGTGCATTCGGCCACTACTTTGGCCCTCATTTCCTTCATGTAGAGCATAAAGGCATTTAGGGGCTTCTTGACGTGAGGCTTCTTCTCTTCCTCTTTTTTCACAGGCACAGAGGGCTTTCTGTATGTACACAGATGGAGGCAAAGATGACGTCAGTTGGAGAAGAGCAGAGAAATGACAGTGAGAGAGTAATGGAGGACAGAGACTCACCCGTGTGTTGAGTTGCTGCCGTTGTTGGCACTGGGCTCCTGTTTGATGGCAGGTGACACAATGGCGGGGTGAGGGATGCCCGTCTGGTGCAGGCCATGAGGAGGATGAGGCACCATGTGAGGAGAGAAACGACTGGATACCAGACTAGGGAGAAAGACAGATTCACAGTCAATAAGAGACAGTAATAAATAAACCGATAGATCAGCTATTGAAGGTATAGATATGGATAGAATGGTAGATAATTAGATCGGCAAAAAGATAAAATGACAGGAtatgacagacagaaagagatggagaatgaaaaaaaatgacagaTAGAATGATTTATAGAATGATAGAGAGAACAATAATTTGGTAAAATAATAGGAAGAATGATAAAGAGAATGATCAAATAAAaagaagatagatagacagatagatagatagatagatagatagatagatagatagatagatagatagatagatagatagatagatagatagatagatagatagatagatagataaatatatgcaaatgacagacagacagacagataaatgtacaaaaaatatatgaaaactagCCAGACAgacaataaatatatgcaaaagatagacacagatagatagatagatagataaatagttagatacatacatagatagataaaaatatatgcaaatgatagcaagagagagagagagagagagagagagagagaggggagatcaCACTGGAGTGACTATCCTAGCAGCTGCATCTGGAAAAATCTTCTACTCTAGACTTTCAGATTCATAACAACTAATACAATAGCAGCATTGTCATTTTCACAGATGAGGGGGGGGAATTGTGCTCTGATCTGTGATTTGCACACTCTGGCAAAACACATATTTCTACTGGATTATAGTACTTCACTGTACCACAAAATGAATGCAGAAAAGAAAGAGATCTCTCTcctgctacagaacaacaaaaggTGCACAGTCATAAGAAAAGTGTGAATGCAATAGTGGGAGATTAAAAGACGGCGAGATTTCATGCTGACGTACGAAAACTGAACTCATCTAGTAACCTAAGGAAATTTTAAGCATTAACTGAAAGGAAAGAATATGATGAAATCATGCATTAGAGAAGTTTCTATTCAGCGAGAGCTTCAAGTGCTACTTCCATATAATGGCTATAATGGATATTCCATATCATATCTACAGTGATATGGTagaaagtgaaaaaataaatatcttacaCCCTTGAGATTCTGCAACACTTACACTAACTAAAATAAGTTTGGTTGGATTTGCATGCATATGACCATTATTTAACACCATTTTGTATACCAAATGGCACGCTAAACAAACTTTTCTGagttatctaataattttgttatTAGTGTTGAACATTGCAGATTAAGTTTTACTTTTATCTGAGCCAGATAAAACAAActgtgttgcatttaaaaagatttcCTTTCTGGAACATGGCACAGagttgaaagagaaagagaggtatCAAGGCTCCATTTTTGAGCAAGAAATACATCAGCAGTTTCCTGTACTAACTCTTATCAGAGCCTTCAGGGAGGAATTACGCTGTCTGCATCTCATGTCTATTAATAGATATGAGTTTAACTATAAATCAGTATGTTGGTGCAGAAAAGAAGGTCTTGCCCTCTGTTACATACCTAGACATGGAGGCGTTCATGGCGAGTGCAGGGTAGGGGTGTCTGAAGCCCCCAGGAGGGATGGAGTACATATGTTGGCCTTGCCTGAAGATAGAAAAACAGCACTCAAACAACTGGCTAAAGCAAAATCAGGGACAAACAGATGCTCTTTTTGCTAGAAGAACTTTTAAAAGTAGCAACAAACTTCATTATGCCATCTGCATGGGTAAAATAAGGTTGATGTTATGCATTTAAAGGCCACAGGGTTCAGACTTACTGAGGAACCAACCATCCTAGAGGGTGAGGGATCTGTCCAACTGCCCCAGGAGAGAGAGGGTAATATGGAGACAGCTCTGAAGGGTGAGGGGTCCTTGGTATGCCTGAGGAAACAAACGCTGATTATGAAAACTGAATACAAATATTAACAAAAGTCAATGTAAGGGTGAACTTCTGTGCTGCAACTAGCACCAAATCAAAGTGCAATCTAGTCTTCAAACACTACCCCTTTGTCTACCACTGCACTGCAAATAGATAGTTCTGCCCCAAAAATCTCAACACTGGTTTAGTCAGGCAGATAAAAAAATATGACTGCAATTGCATTTAGTGCCACTAGTGGCTTCAAAAGTGACACACTTAACCTGTAACTGCTTTTCTCCCCAAATTATTGCAATAAACCCCATCAAAACAAATCATGACTCAGCATCTCTGGATCATACTACTTTCTCTAAGCTTTAGCAAATGCTTCTGAAGATTGCTGTTGGTGGCACTTACCTGTCTTTGGGTCAAGAATTTCCGGCGAGAGGTGGGAGGGAGGTGTTCCAGGGGAGAAGTGTTCATTGCTGTAGGTGATCAGCGGCGTAAGGGGATGAACATGATGGGGGTGTTGTACCACTGGAACCTTATTGGACTGAAAAACCAAACGAGAACAAGAAAGAGGTGAGGGAGGGGGAATGAAATAAGTGCATGTTTAAACAACCAAAAAGTCAACTGAAAAGAAGAAAATAGCCATTAGGGCTCATTACTCGTGAACGGTGCCAGAGAGTTTTAAAGAACAATGGGTCTTGGCAGCAGAGTTTACTTTTCCCTACTTCTCCCAAAGGAAAATAAACACCAGTTGGGCATTTGACCGGCAGCATAGGGGGTGGGAGAAATCACATCTAGCACCCTTAGCAGGCATTCCTATCATGTAGCATATTAGCAACAAGAGAAAGATGTTTCCAGATGCCACTTGCCATAATCAACGCTAAcacaggcctggaatgtgaaggGAAGTGGCAGTGATCTTGTTTACTACATCTGCCACAAGAGGCGGCCAAAGGTGCCACCTGTTGTAACAAACCCTTCAGTGCTTCTCATGGAAGGTTGGAAATATTTTAACAGATCAGGACGACTTTTGAGATTGTTAAGGCAGCACAATTTTGGAAACTGACAGGCGAGCCCACTCCTGAAAAAGCTACCATTCTGCAGAGTTCAACACCAACTCCAAATAAACACACCTTAAGCAACTAATCTGGGTCTTCAGGTTTACTTAAAATCTTGTTGGAGCAAAAttggaactgaagtctgcaggaAGGCAACTCCCTAGGAGCAGGGCTGGCTACCCCAGAGCTAGGCTAATGTGATTTTTAAAAGGACATATTACCTTTGAGTGCTGCAAGTACATGAATGAAAATACTAAGCAAAGCAAGCTCTATTCCACATTTCAGTTTCATATTCTAAGATTTCCAGAAAGGGGCACATTATAGTGAGCATTAGCAAATCTCTACACTGTTTTCTCTTTCAGGACAACTAACATATTGACGTACCAGCTGTTTGAAGAGAATCTTGCTATAGTTAAATTGAGGTAAACTTTCGATATGTTTACCACAATAATAActcaataaaaactaaataattttagCACATAGTCAATAGAAGTTGCAGGAATACTGGAGGAACCTATATTAGCATATAATTTACTAGCATGCGTCCAGAACCCTGACCACATAAATATACCAGCAGGACTATAATAATATCAGAAGCAGCACTGCTGTGATGTGTATATAAGCCAATGCAAGGTGGCGAGCCGTAGATTGAATGGGGTACTTGTTGGCTCAGGATGTCACAAGGGAGCTAAAGTGGAGAATGCCATCTTGTTTCCTCCATGCTAACCTTCCCCCACCTCTATGTAGGCAGTGGGTTTGACCTCTGCTCCAACCAGCACTCTGAACATGAACAAGGCTTGCATTGAGACAAGACTGCCTCTTGTTTCCCACAATCCAAACACATCCAGATCTTTGGGTTGCCTCTATTCCTTGCCTTTCTCATTACATCTATCTGTCTGACAGTCTGTCTCTGTATTTGTACATAATTTAGCATTGCATTAGCCAAGACAAGCTAAGCTTGGCTTCAGGAAACCCTGCAAGGTGCATCAAAAGATTGTTTTAAAGATATGTCAGTATGCTGattgagaaaaaaaggtagaGGACAACTTGCACTGTTCCTCTAAGTTCGTGTTTGTCCACTGCACTATGATATTAGCTGTTGAGGctaatggtctctctctctcgcgatCCAAATGCCAAGAATCTCTGCTGTGTCAACACGCCAGCCGTTTTGCCTTCGACACCAACATCCCAAGCGTATTCTGCCGCCAGACTGAGCCCCTTGCCCCCCTTACAAATGGACTGGATTGGACCAGCTGACTTCAAACATCCCAAGGATCCATATCAACACTTGGTTGAGTCCTCCTGTTTGTTGTTTGAGTGGGCTCTTTATAACTAGAAGAAAGGAAGTGTTCACCAGATTAACACAATTTAAGTCCTAAATGAATGACTAGGGGGGGAAAACTCAATAGTAAGGGTTGAAGACATAAGCAAGCTGAGTCACTGGGTTCGGTAACGTAAGGATAATAACAATAACACTTTCTCAAGTCAACCCTTCAGGTTGCAATATACAGGAATCCACCTTTAGATGGCAGAACTGGGTTCTTCTTCAATTGTGGTCTGTCAACAAGTACCTGGATCTTTTTACCTTTTGTTCAAACAAGTCCTGTAGTTCATCAAGGGCAGAGCATGATAAATCTCCCTAAATCCACTTTTGTAAATTGGTCTGTAGGAGGAGAAGATGCCTGACCAGCACAGCAGTGAAAAACAGCTGACAAAACACCTCACCAAAGAGAAAAAGTGAGTCATTGTGTAAACATTGTTCCACCTTTTGTATCACATAGTTAAATTACATGGAGTCCAGAGTTCTCAAGCACATATTTACCAAATGTGCCAGGTCAGTCTTTCATTCAACGGCCATTATTTCATGAGACAATCAGAACTTAAGTTAACCAAGGATCTTAGCTCTTTAAACTGAGTTCTTTAGAGTGACTCTACACAAGGAGGTGTCGTAGCCATTTGAAACGACAAAAGTCACAACTGTACAAAAGTGCAGAGTCAGCGCTCTACACCTGCTGATTATTTGGTTGCATTTCTCCGCCCACTAGCAAAGGAATCCTCCCAAAGATAATTTCTGGTGCCACCACATGGAGCTGTTAAAACTGGAGCTCTCCTAAAACAAGCACATTGTAGAGTAAGAAGCAAATGTGGCctattgttttttcttcttcttttggctTCACCTCTTCCATCTCTTACTTGAGTTACTGAGCAAATAGGCGTTTGAGCAAGAGGGATCAAGACACAATGAACTGCTTAAGCAGTGGAAGAATGAGAGGCTAAATACAGATTCAAATGAAGGATGAGGAAAGGACATGCCAAAACTAGCAGTATGAGCCAAATAGTATGATCCCTAAAAAATGGGGTGCAATTAACAATTATCACCATCTTTTACAGATACATGTCTTTGAATTTCATTTTAGCATCTCCATTAGGAACTATCTTCTGGGTTTTTATCAGTTGGCATCTGGTTTCATTTAGATTTACATCCTCATACTTTACCAGACAATGTAAATGAAGGCCAAAACAGCATCACATGATTTGGTTTTTTGCATTAACATGCAACACTTTTCCCATCAGCACAAACATCATGCTTTCACTAAGACACATCAATTGTCAATGCCATTAGCAGgcaatttaaattgaatttccATTTTTTCTAATCTGATTTTTGAACCAAGATAAAGACtttattagtttataataaattatttaaaccaACCATTTCTTGACTAGACCTAATGTGCAAGTGTGCTTTCGAGACAGACAATAGCTTAGGTACTGGTTAGCCAAAGTGTGATTGCTGCATCAGCTGTTGCTAATATAAATGTTTCCTAAACATGGTGACTTACTGTGAGTTTTAAGAACCAGGTTTTGCACTTGTGATATCACTGTGAGATCATTTCATATCAGATACAAGACTCTGAGTGCCTATAACTTGATctgttgtgtatttttttctgtgaaagatTAGCATCAACTTTAGCACTAATGCGCAGAAAAGCTGAGGGACATTCAGTTAGAGTACCCAGAAATCAAACTTTTTTTCTATCTATGAAGAGTATGGGTAGTACCATGTGAAAACATCATGATAATACAGTTTTTTGGACATTAATAGGTTATTCTTTGCAGTTCCTTACAGAACcatgatatataaaaatatggaATCAAACTGTACCACGGTATATTTCAAAGTACCATAATATTGCTATGGTAGTATAATTTGATACATGAACCACGGCACTGTTACAGGACTTTTTTTCTATGATTCtgactgaataaataaatctcaCAAACAGCTTACAAAGGGGTTGACAAGTCTGAAGTTCCCACAATGCTGCAAACATCACCTGTGGCCTGGATCCTGATGCAAAGTATGGAAGGCGATGTAAAGAGGTGGGCTTGGTGATGCAATATCACTCTTGCACACATTCAGAGGGATGCCAATGGAATTGCTAAACAAACCTGGTTTCTGAATAATTGAGCCTTTTGGACCGCTCTGGCTCACCCTATTAGCATGTGTGCCTTCTGGACCCAATCTGTGCAGCCACagaaatggttttcacaggtcaTTCACACCCTCTCGGCAGCCTGGTGTTATTTCAACAGCCCCTGCCATTCATTAGAAACACAATAAACCCTCTAGCATGTCACCTAAATTATTTACTGACTCTAATTAATCCTCCGATCACAAGAGATTCCCCCAGATCTGCATGCCAGAAATTAATCCCCAATGCCAACATCTAATGAGGATGCAAAGTCTGTTTTTCTGACGGGTAAACAGTAGCATTCACTGTTTCTACGTTTTGTAAGGACAACATAATACTGATTGTTAAAGCAAAGTCAGCATCAACAGGCTTCAATAGTCAACTCATCTCCGTATAATTGGATAGAAATCCCCCCGCTGCATATTTGCAGTCAGTCTGAATCCCCAAGCATGATAATAGGCGCTTTATGAAACACATGCTAAGtaaataaagagaaaacaacagaaacaacagGCTTAGTATCCCGGTATTACTATCAGGTCATCGTAATCTTTGGCCTGAGAACTTTCAATTGGATTCTCGTTTAGACAGAACTGACCCAAAGGTCTGTTTGGGAATCTCTTGGGCAAACGCTCTAATCTTTCAGCTCGGACCACAGTCAGTGATCACTTTGTCACCGTGGCAAAACCTCAATCATTCTGAGCTGACAATCTCCATGTTTGGAGggtgaaaaaaaatctgtctCCGGAATGGATTAGCTGCCATTTGGAGCGAGCATTCCTGAGGTTCTCCGCCGTGGTGTCTGGAAAGGGTGTAGCAGGTCAAAAGTTGGGTCACATGAGTAGTCGGAGGGGGTGGAATGGCATGAAAATAAGTCTGTTGCTTGTTGACACTTATAATGACAAGCTTAAGCCCTCGGCCTAACCAGGTTTCGGCTAAAAGTTAGTCATGTTTGGGTGGGAAAAACTGTTTCCGGATGCTCATTGCGAAACTAAGTTACGCAGGCCACCAATGTACCTTTGCTCCTAAGGCAAGTTAAACAAGCCTATTCAGTTAAATaccaatatattgtaatattttattttaggtttaacaGTTTCAGATCAAAATGTTACCTTTTAAAGCATTTGTTTTCTAAAGATGCATATCATGCAAAATCACAACACAAGGTCTACATCCAACttatgaaaaatacttttttgtttgcATTGTAAACTATACAGAATATGAAGTTGCTGATGTACTTACTAAGTGCCCTGGCGTTGATGATCTGGAGTCTTTAAGGGCTGCCGTCCCGGGAACATCAAGAAGTGGCCATTTCATTTGTAGATACTGCAGGGGACAAAAGAGAACGTCACAAAAAATCATCAACACATGCACCAGGTTTTCTACATGTCAATGTATAACCAAAAATACTTCTATTATACATAAAAAGTGCTTAATATACATATAGTGATGAAGAAGAATTTGTCTTGACTAAACAAAACCAGATTTTCCCACCTTTAACAGACAGGTCGAGAGTCAAGCTTTTGAATTAAAGGAATACTCAGAGTTAAATAAATGTTTGCCACAGGAAATAATTCAGACTCATGTTAAGCACTTGGATgaaaattttatgaagctacagtTGTTTGCCCAAGTATTTCTGTAGACCTGTAACCTGGTATATTCATTTTAAACGGAATGGAATGGAAGAAATCCATTAAATGAACCTCTGAGTCATCCACAGATTCAAGCAATCCAGCTGTTCTTTGTCTTAATTCATTTGAAAGCTGTGGAGATGAACTCTGAGTGCTGTTTAGCACCTGGGAGCATTAGCTGGAACAGTTTGGAGAGCCGAGACAGGAGCAGTCTAGCCCAAGGGAGGGAGCGAAACGTGAAAGTTAAATACGATTTGGACTGCAAGTCCCAGCATAGTAAATGCCCAGCTGGATGGATAATATGTGTGTATCTTAGTATGAGGAACAGCTGGGAGGAAGTCCCATAACGCACTAGGAGAATAGGCAGGGGCTTCCCAGAATGCATGGAGCAGAAACAAAGATCTGATTTCTCTATTTTTGCCTCTTTATAAAACAGTAAAGAAAGCAGAAATGACGCTGTTAGGGTGAGCGTGGTATGCAATGAGAGAAAGAGCATGGAGGAGGAGTATAGGAGACTTCCTATAGGGGGAGACGTTTATTGTGTAAGCTCTCGTAGCTCAGTGTGCGGGTTTCAAAATTTGATGCCTTTCAGCTTTTCTGGGGCCCCTCACATCCAGCGCTTATGATTTTCAGGAGCAATTCATAAAATCTAGTTTTTTTATCCCTCCACGGAGCTTCCCCACTTGGCTCG
It includes:
- the tcf7l1a gene encoding transcription factor 7-like 1-A is translated as MPQLNGGGGDDLGANDELISFKDEGEQEEKISENVSSERDLDEVKSSLVNESENNSSSSDSEQTDRRPRLTRPELESYEKQREYFAEALRRQQDGGFFKGPPYAGYPFLMIPDITNPYLSNGSLSPSTRTYLQMKWPLLDVPGTAALKDSRSSTPGHLSNKVPVVQHPHHVHPLTPLITYSNEHFSPGTPPSHLSPEILDPKTGIPRTPHPSELSPYYPLSPGAVGQIPHPLGWLVPQQGQHMYSIPPGGFRHPYPALAMNASMSSLVSSRFSPHMVPHPPHGLHQTGIPHPAIVSPAIKQEPSANNGSNSTHGKPSVPVKKEEEKKPHVKKPLNAFMLYMKEMRAKVVAECTLKESAAINQILGRRWHSLSREEQAKYYELARKERQLHSQLYPGWSARDNYGKRKKRKRENKPDSPQESNFSPQFKKQCVPYLPSEKMCDSPTSSHGSMLDSPATPSAALASPAAPAATHSEQAQPLSLTTKPEGRAHHPHFPLPGKASGSSSSSTSSSSSTSSTSHPSISLLTRPIPFTTLPPSLLSPSSPFHQAALHSHRALLQTQPLSLVTKSVE